The Metabacillus sediminilitoris genome window below encodes:
- a CDS encoding class I SAM-dependent methyltransferase: MEFWESSFIEKQTMWGFEPTDSAILTKDFFLERNVKDILVPGIGYGRNAKVFIDNGINVTGIEISKTAIDLARQNGLDSSIFHGSVTDMPFDNKLYDGIFCYALIHLLNNRERDKFIKDCYNQLKPNGYMIFTTVSKKAPMFGKGKQLDKDYFEIMEGVKMFFYDSNSIKQEFGKYGLIEFSEIDEPSKNMKNKPPINFMIIKCKKE, translated from the coding sequence ATGGAATTCTGGGAATCAAGTTTTATAGAAAAACAAACGATGTGGGGATTTGAACCCACAGACTCCGCAATCTTAACAAAGGACTTTTTCCTTGAAAGGAATGTAAAGGATATACTGGTACCAGGTATTGGATATGGCAGAAATGCAAAGGTTTTTATTGACAATGGAATAAATGTTACAGGTATTGAGATTTCAAAAACGGCGATTGATTTGGCGAGACAAAATGGGCTTGATAGTAGTATTTTTCATGGTTCAGTAACTGACATGCCTTTTGATAACAAACTCTATGACGGTATATTTTGCTATGCACTTATTCACTTATTGAATAATCGTGAGAGAGATAAGTTTATTAAAGATTGCTATAATCAGTTAAAGCCAAATGGATATATGATTTTTACAACTGTTTCAAAAAAAGCCCCAATGTTTGGTAAGGGCAAACAATTGGATAAAGACTATTTTGAGATAATGGAAGGCGTAAAAATGTTTTTTTATGATTCTAACTCCATAAAACAAGAATTTGGAAAATATGGACTGATAGAGTTTTCAGAAATTGACGAGCCAAGTAAGAACATGAAAAATAAACCTCCAATAAATTTTATGATTATAAAATGTAAAAAAGAATGA
- a CDS encoding SDR family oxidoreductase: MRHIQKKIALITGASSQRDIGTAICRKLASQGINIFFTHWNSDAVWVEKFQQEILQMGVRCEAMKIDLSDVNAAFTIFEEMSDKLGDPSILINNAAHSTSNDYVSLDAKALDDHYAVNMRSTFLLCVEFARRFKKSHFESGRIINMTSGQDLGPMPGELAYAATKGAISAFTRSISQELASLGITVNAVNPGPTDSTWMTDDIRNFLLPKFPMGRLGTPDDAARIIAFLASDEAEWITGQIIHSEGGFIRG; encoded by the coding sequence ATGCGACATATTCAAAAAAAAATAGCTCTAATTACAGGAGCAAGCAGTCAAAGAGATATTGGTACAGCTATTTGTCGTAAGTTAGCCTCACAGGGTATAAATATTTTCTTTACTCACTGGAATTCTGATGCTGTGTGGGTAGAAAAATTTCAACAAGAAATTTTACAAATGGGTGTCCGTTGCGAGGCAATGAAAATTGATTTATCAGATGTAAATGCTGCATTTACAATTTTTGAAGAAATGTCGGATAAATTAGGAGATCCTTCAATTCTAATTAATAATGCTGCTCATTCCACAAGTAATGATTATGTATCGTTAGATGCTAAAGCACTTGATGATCATTATGCGGTGAATATGAGGTCAACTTTTCTTCTTTGTGTTGAATTTGCCCGTCGTTTTAAAAAATCTCATTTCGAATCAGGAAGAATCATAAATATGACATCAGGGCAGGATTTAGGTCCTATGCCTGGGGAGTTAGCCTATGCAGCAACGAAAGGAGCTATTTCTGCCTTTACTAGGTCGATATCACAAGAACTTGCATCATTAGGAATCACTGTTAATGCTGTAAACCCAGGTCCAACAGATTCTACATGGATGACGGATGATATAAGAAATTTTCTTTTACCTAAATTTCCAATGGGACGGCTTGGTACACCTGATGATGCGGCACGAATTATTGCTTTTCTTGCAAGTGATGAGGCTGAATGGATAACTGGACAAATTATCCATTCAGAAGGTGGATTTATTCGCGGATAA
- a CDS encoding SAM-dependent methyltransferase, which translates to MSKVEQSTKLDLERIIFIGRTYKEYLDMFSLSEEELERKKILDCPAGACSFTAVGNELGLDVTACDIAYYYSGEDLKNKGLQDIEHAMEHMEKAKSNYKWDYFTDIDGLRKHRLSALQNCANDMKKSSERYIPVTLPSLPFENAEFDILLSAHFLFLYADRLDYQFHIETINELLRVTKEEIRIFPLVDLEGKRYEHLDKIISYLADNGCTVEEMKVSYEFQTNANSMLKIKKGL; encoded by the coding sequence GTGAGTAAAGTTGAGCAGAGTACAAAGTTAGATTTAGAACGAATTATTTTTATTGGGAGAACCTATAAAGAGTATTTAGATATGTTCTCGCTTTCAGAAGAGGAATTAGAACGAAAGAAAATCCTCGATTGCCCTGCAGGAGCTTGTTCGTTTACTGCTGTAGGTAACGAATTAGGCTTAGATGTAACAGCCTGTGATATTGCGTATTATTATTCTGGTGAAGACTTAAAAAATAAAGGTCTTCAGGATATTGAACACGCGATGGAGCATATGGAAAAAGCCAAAAGTAATTATAAATGGGATTATTTTACTGATATAGATGGTCTTAGAAAACATCGATTAAGTGCCTTACAAAATTGTGCCAATGATATGAAGAAATCAAGTGAACGGTACATTCCTGTTACTTTACCTTCTTTGCCGTTTGAGAATGCAGAATTTGACATTCTTCTCTCTGCACATTTTCTATTTTTGTATGCAGATAGATTAGATTATCAATTTCACATAGAAACCATAAATGAGTTATTAAGGGTTACGAAAGAAGAAATTCGTATCTTTCCTTTAGTTGATTTAGAAGGAAAGCGATATGAGCACTTAGATAAAATAATAAGTTATCTTGCTGATAATGGTTGTACAGTCGAAGAAATGAAAGTATCATATGAATTTCAGACAAATGCTAACTCGATGTTAAAAATAAAAAAAGGTTTGTAA